The following are encoded together in the Humulus lupulus chromosome 5, drHumLupu1.1, whole genome shotgun sequence genome:
- the LOC133834786 gene encoding protein DETOXIFICATION 49-like, producing MCQLSTPLSNNKCNPSHDHYHNPINNNGLSGNDNGLKTPLIQNDIKTTTTHNKAEKTTIETKQTTQIITSTANPQKSHFFRLVDEASLIAGIAFPMILTGLLLYSRSMISMLFLGQLGKLALAGGSLAVGFANITGYSILSGLAMGMEPICGQAFGAKKNTLLGLCLQRTILLLLLTSIPISLLWLNMKKILILCGQDEAIAMEAQSYLLYSLPDLLAQSLLHPLRIYLRTQSITLPLTYCATLSIFLHIPINYFFVSHLNWGIKGVALSGVLTNFNLVASLILYILVSGAHKKTWGGISTDCFQDWKTLLNLAIPSCISVCLEWWWYEIMILLCGLLLNPRATVASMGILIQTTALIYIFPSSLSFSISTRVGNELGANQPKKAKFSAIVGLSCSFALGLVALVFAVMVRKVWATMFTQDKDIISLTSLVLPIIGLCELGNCPQTTGCGVLRGTARPKVGANINLGCFYMVGMPLALVLSFFAGFDFKGLWLGLLAAQGCCALTMLVVLGQTDWNSEAQRAKLLTGAQVIDDGGDPDHHHDHNHNRNHNRNDSEQVDEEKPSERVVVKEDGKNNSPV from the coding sequence ATGTGTCAGCTATCAACTCCCCTCAGCAACAACAAATGCAATCCATCGCACGACCATTACCATAATCCAATCAACAATAACGGCCTTTCGGGAAACGACAACGGACTCAAAACTCCACTCATACAAAACGACATCAAAACGACGACCACCCATAACAAAGCTGAGAAAACTACAATAGAAACGAAGCAAACGACACAAATTATTACTTCAACTGCTAACCcacaaaaatctcattttttccGTCTAGTTGACGAGGCTAGCTTAATCGCCGGAATTGCTTTCCCAATGATACTCACGGGGCTTCTACTATATTCTCGTTCAATGATCTCCATGCTCTTCCTCGGCCAACTTGGCAAGCTCGCTCTAGCCGGTGGCTCACTTGCCGTCGGTTTCGCCAACATCACCGGTTACTCGATCCTCTCTGGGCTGGCCATGGGAATGGAGCCCATTTGTGGCCAAGCTTTTGGGGCCAAGAAGAACACTCTGCTCGGACTTTGTTTACAGAGAACAATTCTTCTTTTACTGTTAACTTCAATACCCATTTCTCTTCTCTGGTTAAACATGAAAAAAATTCTTATTCTTTGTGGCCAAGATGAAGCTATTGCCATGGAAGCTCAGTCTTATCTTCTATACTCTCTTCCTGACCTTTTAGCTCAATCTCTATTACACCCACTCAGGATTTATCTCAGAACTCAATCCATTACTCTGCCTCTGACCTACTGTGCCACTCTGTCAATCTTTCTCCACATACCCATTAACTATTTCTTCGTTTCTCACCTTAATTGGGGAATTAAAGGAGTTGCTCTCAGTGGGGTTTTGACCAATTTTAATCTTGTGGCTTCCTTAATCCTCTACATCTTAGTCTCTGGGGCCCACAAGAAAACATGGGGGGGAATTTCCACTGATTGTTTTCAAGATTGGAAAACACTCTTGAATTTGGCCATTCCAAGTTGCATTTCAGTCTGCCTCGAATGGTGGTGGTATGAGATCATGATCTTGCTATGTGGGCTTTTGCTAAACCCAAGAGCAACCGTGGCTTCCATGGGCATTTTGATCCAAACCACGGCACTAATCTACATATTCCCATCTTCGCTAAGTTTCAGCATTTCAACAAGAGTTGGTAATGAACTCGGTGCTAACCAGCCCAAAAAAGCCAAGTTCTCCGCCATTGTAGGCCTCTCTTGTAGCTTCGCATTGGGCCTAGTAGCTCTGGTCTTTGCGGTTATGGTCCGGAAGGTTTGGGCTACTATGTTCACACAAGACAAAGATATTATTTCCTTAACATCGTTGGTTTTGCCAATTATCGGGCTTTGTGAGCTCGGAAATTGTCCTCAAACAACGGGTTGTGGGGTCCTCAGAGGAACAGCCAGGCCCAAAGTGGGAGCCAACATAAACTTGGGATGTTTTTACATGGTTGGAATGCCACTGGCTCTAGTCTTGTCTTTTTTCGCCGGGTTTGATTTCAAAGGGCTCTGGCTTGGTCTTCTGGCAGCTCAGGGCTGCTGTGCTCTGACCATGTTGGTGGTTTTGGGCCAAACGGATTGGAACTCTGAAGCTCAACGAGCCAAGCTTCTTACTGGAGCTCAAGTTATTGATGATGGTGGTGATCCTGATCATCATCACGATCACAATCACAATCGCAATCACAATCGCAATGACAGCGAACAAGTTGATGAAGAGAAGCCAAGTGAGAGAGTTGTAGTCAAGGAAGATGGTAAAAATAATTCACCTGTTTAA